One genomic window of Acidovorax radicis includes the following:
- the radA gene encoding DNA repair protein RadA has translation MAKEKTTFTCTECGGTSPRWLGKCPACGAWNTLIESVAEAGPGKNRYSGSQFAGLAQAQVVMPLSAIEASDVERTPSGIDELDRVLGGGIVEGGVVLIGGDPGIGKSTLLLQALDALQRAGLPTLYVTGEESGAQVALRSRRLGLDHSQVNVLAEIQLEKILATIESMQPAVAVIDSIQTVYSDQLTSAPGSVAQVRECAAHLTRCAKASGVAIVLVGHVTKEGALAGPRVLEHMVDTVLYFEGDTHSQFRLVRAIKNRFGAVNEIGVFAMTEKGLKGVTNPSAIFLSQHSEPVPGSCVMVTLEGTRPLLVEIQALVDSGGPSPRRLSVGLDKDRLAMLLAVLHRHAGVACMDQDVFVNAVGGVRISEPAADLAVMLSITSSLRGKALPRGFLAFGEVGLAGEVRPAPRGQERLKEAAKLGFSVAVVPKANAPKKPIEGLTIHAVERVEEAMNVVRGLG, from the coding sequence ATGGCCAAAGAAAAAACCACGTTCACCTGTACCGAGTGCGGCGGCACCAGCCCGCGCTGGCTGGGCAAATGCCCGGCCTGCGGCGCTTGGAACACGCTGATCGAATCGGTGGCCGAGGCCGGGCCGGGCAAAAACCGCTACAGCGGCTCGCAGTTTGCGGGGCTGGCACAGGCCCAGGTGGTGATGCCGCTGTCGGCCATCGAGGCCAGCGATGTCGAGCGCACACCCAGCGGCATTGACGAGCTGGACCGGGTGCTGGGCGGCGGCATTGTGGAAGGGGGCGTGGTGCTGATCGGCGGTGACCCTGGCATCGGCAAGTCCACCCTGCTGCTGCAGGCGCTGGATGCCCTGCAGCGTGCCGGGCTGCCCACGTTGTACGTGACGGGGGAAGAAAGCGGCGCCCAGGTGGCCTTGCGCTCCCGTCGCCTGGGGCTGGACCATAGCCAGGTGAACGTGCTGGCCGAGATCCAGCTCGAAAAGATTTTGGCCACCATCGAGTCCATGCAACCTGCGGTGGCCGTGATCGATTCGATACAAACCGTCTATTCCGACCAGCTCACGTCCGCACCTGGCTCGGTGGCCCAGGTGCGTGAGTGCGCGGCCCATCTCACGCGCTGTGCCAAGGCCTCGGGCGTGGCCATCGTGCTGGTGGGGCATGTGACCAAGGAGGGGGCGCTGGCCGGCCCGCGCGTGCTGGAGCACATGGTGGACACGGTGCTGTATTTTGAAGGCGACACGCACAGCCAGTTCCGCCTGGTACGGGCCATCAAGAACCGCTTTGGCGCGGTCAACGAGATTGGCGTGTTTGCCATGACCGAAAAGGGCCTCAAGGGGGTCACCAACCCCAGCGCGATCTTTTTGAGCCAGCACAGCGAGCCCGTGCCTGGTAGTTGTGTGATGGTGACGCTGGAAGGCACGCGCCCGCTGCTGGTCGAAATCCAGGCACTGGTGGACAGCGGCGGCCCCAGCCCGCGCCGCCTGAGTGTGGGGCTGGACAAAGACCGCCTGGCCATGCTGCTGGCGGTGCTGCACCGCCACGCGGGTGTGGCCTGCATGGACCAGGACGTGTTTGTGAACGCGGTGGGTGGCGTGCGCATCAGCGAGCCCGCCGCCGACCTGGCCGTGATGTTGTCCATCACCTCAAGTCTGCGCGGCAAGGCCTTGCCCCGGGGGTTTCTGGCGTTTGGCGAAGTGGGGCTGGCGGGTGAGGTGCGGCCTGCACCGCGCGGGCAGGAGCGCCTGAAGGAGGCCGCCAAGCTGGGCTTCAGCGTGGCCGTGGTGCCCAAGGCCAACGCGCCCAAAAAGCCCATCGAGGGCCTCACCATCCATGCGGTGGAGCGGGTGGAAGAGGCGATGAATGTGGTGCGCGGTCTGGGCTGA
- a CDS encoding DUF4124 domain-containing protein: MRTTHLLLATLTAALGAHSTIAQTLFKCTDDKGHTTYSDRACLQAPRPKAPMAQRPVASAPSAAAKAAPAVTPPTAVAGGKVEGNVTKLTVAIVEGVLRRALDLGDRSDHRAQCALAAPDLTFKLTDHSSNPASVFSGGRREICDLQLQSAQAMQASGLSASTRLGKTDIRINADGTQAVAKSETSTAVSLQGQQMMTLHCTREEVFGIYSGSVLYQRANATCRPVG, from the coding sequence ATGCGCACAACACACCTCCTGCTCGCCACCCTGACCGCTGCGCTGGGCGCGCACTCCACCATCGCTCAGACCCTGTTCAAGTGCACGGACGACAAAGGACACACGACTTACTCCGACCGGGCGTGCCTGCAAGCTCCGCGCCCGAAAGCGCCCATGGCCCAGCGGCCTGTAGCATCTGCACCGTCTGCAGCAGCCAAGGCCGCGCCTGCCGTGACCCCACCAACCGCCGTTGCGGGCGGGAAGGTCGAGGGCAACGTCACCAAGCTCACGGTGGCCATCGTGGAAGGGGTGCTCCGGCGTGCGCTGGATCTGGGAGATCGGTCGGACCACCGGGCCCAATGTGCGCTGGCCGCGCCGGACCTGACCTTCAAGCTGACGGACCACAGCAGCAACCCTGCGAGCGTTTTTTCCGGCGGCCGCCGCGAGATCTGCGATCTGCAGCTGCAGTCCGCACAAGCCATGCAGGCGAGCGGCCTGAGTGCCTCCACCCGCCTTGGAAAAACCGATATTCGCATCAATGCCGACGGCACCCAAGCCGTCGCCAAGTCCGAAACGTCAACGGCCGTTTCCCTGCAGGGTCAGCAAATGATGACCCTGCATTGCACGCGCGAGGAGGTCTTCGGCATATACAGCGGCAGCGTCCTGTACCAGCGCGCCAACGCAACCTGCAGGCCGGTGGGCTGA
- a CDS encoding glycerate kinase, whose product MNLRNILLPLGGVALIGFGFYAYGWAGVAAVAGGLVMWALLHFTRLVNVMKKAAKRPIGYVGSAVMLNARLAEGVNLMHVVAMTQALGELRSPEGADPEVYRWTDGTQSHVTCEFRQGKLVKWVLFRPDADGATPDERKSPEAP is encoded by the coding sequence ATGAATTTACGCAATATCTTGTTGCCCCTGGGGGGCGTGGCTCTGATCGGGTTTGGTTTTTACGCTTATGGGTGGGCTGGCGTGGCGGCGGTCGCTGGCGGGCTGGTCATGTGGGCCCTGCTGCATTTCACGCGGCTTGTGAACGTGATGAAGAAAGCCGCCAAACGCCCTATCGGCTACGTGGGCAGCGCCGTCATGCTCAATGCACGGCTTGCCGAGGGGGTGAATCTGATGCATGTGGTGGCGATGACGCAGGCGCTGGGCGAGCTGCGGTCGCCAGAGGGCGCCGATCCCGAGGTGTATCGCTGGACGGACGGCACACAATCGCATGTGACCTGCGAGTTTCGGCAGGGCAAGCTGGTCAAGTGGGTGCTTTTCCGGCCCGACGCTGACGGCGCAACGCCCGATGAGCGTAAATCACCCGAGGCCCCGTAA
- a CDS encoding branched-chain amino acid transaminase — protein sequence MSPVVPSMADRDGKIWMDGQMVDWRDAKIHVLTHTLHYGCGAFEGVRAYNTANGTAIFRLEEHTDRLFNSAKILRMKIPFTKEEVNEAQKAVVRENKLESCYLRPLAWIGSQKLGVSPRGNQIHLMVAAWAWGAYLGEEGMKRGIRVKTSSYTRHHVNITMTQAKAVSNYTNSILANMEALDDGYDEALLLDSSGFVSEGAGENIFVIKGGVIYTPDLSAGALNGITRNTVFHIAKDLGLEIVQKRITRDEVYIADEAFFTGTAAEVTPIRELDRIEIGAGSRGPITEKIQNAFFDIVNGRNPAYARWLSKV from the coding sequence ATGAGCCCCGTAGTTCCCTCGATGGCCGATCGTGACGGCAAGATATGGATGGACGGCCAGATGGTTGACTGGCGCGATGCCAAGATCCATGTTCTGACACACACCCTGCATTACGGATGCGGCGCCTTTGAGGGCGTACGTGCCTACAACACGGCCAACGGCACGGCCATCTTCCGCCTCGAAGAGCATACAGATCGCCTGTTCAACAGCGCCAAGATTTTGCGCATGAAGATTCCGTTCACCAAGGAAGAAGTGAACGAGGCGCAAAAGGCCGTGGTGCGTGAAAACAAGCTCGAATCCTGCTATTTGCGTCCATTGGCCTGGATCGGCTCCCAAAAGCTGGGTGTTTCACCCCGGGGCAACCAGATCCACCTGATGGTGGCTGCCTGGGCCTGGGGCGCCTATCTGGGCGAAGAGGGCATGAAGCGTGGCATCCGTGTCAAGACCAGCAGCTACACGCGCCACCACGTCAACATCACCATGACGCAGGCCAAGGCGGTGAGCAACTACACCAACTCCATCCTGGCCAATATGGAGGCGCTGGACGATGGTTACGACGAAGCGCTGCTGCTCGACAGCTCCGGCTTTGTGTCTGAAGGCGCGGGCGAGAACATCTTTGTCATCAAGGGCGGCGTGATCTATACGCCCGACCTGTCGGCCGGCGCCCTGAACGGCATCACCCGCAACACGGTATTCCACATCGCCAAGGACCTGGGCCTGGAGATTGTGCAAAAGCGCATCACGCGCGATGAGGTATACATCGCCGACGAAGCCTTCTTTACCGGCACGGCCGCCGAAGTGACGCCTATCCGTGAGCTGGACCGCATCGAGATCGGTGCCGGATCGCGAGGGCCCATCACTGAAAAAATCCAGAACGCGTTCTTTGACATCGTGAACGGCCGCAACCCCGCATACGCCCGCTGGCTCTCCAAGGTCTGA
- a CDS encoding zinc-finger domain-containing protein: MSQAVVELLAKELTEQGGVFCPNPKAGMQLWNSHPRVYLDIAHTGEAKCPYCGTQYRLKAGEVVQGAH, encoded by the coding sequence ATGTCCCAAGCTGTTGTTGAATTGCTCGCCAAAGAGCTGACCGAACAGGGCGGTGTTTTCTGCCCCAATCCCAAAGCTGGCATGCAGCTGTGGAACTCCCATCCCCGCGTGTATCTGGATATTGCCCACACCGGCGAGGCCAAGTGCCCCTATTGCGGGACGCAATACCGCCTGAAGGCCGGGGAAGTCGTCCAGGGAGCGCATTGA
- a CDS encoding glycosyltransferase, with protein sequence MRVMHFVTGGFSGATQVAVDLCLAAQGDPCLQTLLVLRRKRNTSPARVHALQAQGLQVKVVSNWLHALTVWETRQIIRAWTPDVVFAHGFSDHIWGRQAAHAEGVPRIFHVEHNARERYTPRRLRQALALAPYTEASIGVSEGVRTSLIERGFAPQQCLAIPNGIALERFPDSLVPAHWQDRAGSILMASRFARQKDHDTLIQALALLRARGVSPTLYLAGAGNARLKRQAQAQVAHLGLQEQVHFLGNVADLPQRLAATQIFVLSTRWEGMPLALVEAMAAGCACIGTDVVGVREVIDNGRTGLLVPPGDAGALADAIARLLQNWPLAEYLGQAARQRALSTYGREHMWLRYRALLGADIKKKTCGL encoded by the coding sequence TTGAGGGTGATGCATTTCGTCACCGGCGGGTTTTCGGGTGCCACGCAAGTGGCGGTCGATTTGTGTCTGGCCGCGCAGGGCGACCCGTGCTTGCAGACGCTGCTGGTGCTTCGGCGCAAGCGCAATACGTCGCCAGCGCGGGTCCACGCGCTCCAGGCCCAGGGCCTGCAGGTCAAGGTGGTCTCCAACTGGCTGCACGCGCTGACCGTCTGGGAGACCCGCCAGATCATCCGCGCGTGGACGCCCGATGTGGTGTTTGCCCACGGCTTCAGCGACCACATCTGGGGCCGGCAAGCCGCGCATGCCGAAGGCGTGCCGCGCATCTTTCATGTGGAGCACAACGCGCGCGAGCGCTACACCCCCCGTCGCTTGCGGCAGGCGCTGGCGCTGGCGCCGTACACCGAGGCCAGCATTGGCGTGTCCGAAGGCGTGCGCACCAGCCTGATCGAGCGGGGTTTTGCGCCGCAGCAGTGCCTGGCCATTCCCAACGGGATCGCGCTGGAGCGTTTTCCGGACAGCCTGGTGCCCGCGCACTGGCAGGACCGTGCGGGCAGCATCCTCATGGCCTCGCGATTTGCGAGGCAAAAAGACCACGACACGCTGATCCAGGCGCTTGCGTTGCTGCGCGCCCGGGGGGTAAGCCCCACCCTGTATCTGGCCGGTGCCGGCAACGCGCGGCTGAAGCGCCAGGCCCAGGCCCAGGTGGCGCACCTGGGCCTGCAGGAGCAGGTGCATTTTTTGGGCAATGTGGCGGATCTGCCGCAGCGGCTGGCGGCGACGCAGATTTTTGTGTTGTCCACCCGGTGGGAAGGCATGCCTTTGGCGCTGGTGGAAGCCATGGCTGCTGGCTGTGCGTGTATCGGCACCGATGTGGTGGGCGTGCGCGAGGTCATCGATAACGGCCGCACGGGTCTGCTCGTGCCACCCGGCGATGCCGGGGCCCTTGCTGACGCGATCGCCCGGCTCCTGCAAAACTGGCCCCTGGCGGAGTATTTGGGCCAGGCTGCGCGCCAGCGTGCCCTGTCAACCTATGGCCGTGAGCACATGTGGCTACGCTACCGCGCCCTGTTGGGCGCAGATATAAAAAAGAAAACATGCGGGCTATGA